One Pochonia chlamydosporia 170 chromosome 5, whole genome shotgun sequence DNA segment encodes these proteins:
- a CDS encoding small nucleolar ribonucleoprotein complex subunit (similar to Coccidioides immitis RS XP_001239927.1), which translates to MATKQPLKTTFDVSHVIRPIFTGGSIAIDTEAKILATTLGEDAVLTNPANGKHLAQAEGDGELISTLTLTPSGSHLVLCSRSLSMRIFSLKRSSDDDTIKATLIRTLKPHGTPVVVLAVDRTSTLLATGGTDGTIKVWDIAGGYVTHTFRGPSVLVSALHFFEVAARSKDNSRLRNAKKNSSTDDGSDDETEVASTANFRLASGSQDGKVRIWDLHKRSCVANLDSHVSDVQNIDYSPEQQALVSGSRDKTLIWWDTKSWKIRKVVPCLELVETVGFLDGGRLTYSAGANGCVRIWDTDTGRELTPTQSEKSEEEGIVAGIHRPGLPFILCVQVDHTLAFYRTPSKEAAPSIGAQEPFRRISGTHDEIIDLGYLLPDRSLMALATNSEDIRLISVAEASPETTSAPWDSDATPYFGQDVALLRGHEDIVISLDIDWSGHWIATGAKDNTARLWRVDPANNSYVCWATFSGHAESLGAVALPKSVPAEGSAARTSPLENPPAFLITGSQDQTVKKWDIPRKPQQEGSKPRALFTRKAHDKDINAINVHHSGTLFASASQDKTVKIWSMEEGEVQGILRGHKRGVWSVQFSPAQLPTIQGDDGPVTGKGVILTGSGDKSVKIWSLADYTCIRTFEGHSNSVLKVAWLNMPSQQEQSKKPVQFVTAAGDGLVKVWDANSGEAECTLDNHEDRVWAVAVHPETNAIASGSGDSTVTFWKDTTAETQAAASQASLRMIEQEQELENHIFAGSYREAITLALQLNHPGRLLNLFTSVVTNSKPDVGSLCGLKAVDEVLGSLSDEQIFLLLLRLRDWNTNARTAPVAQRILWTLVRSYPASKFSNLSVKGARGQKSLKDVLQGLRVYTERHYKRMEELVDESYLVEYTLQEMDSLAPLEDGDAIGKELEDGQGDAVMVG; encoded by the exons ATGGCTACCAAACAGCCATTAAAAACGACATTTGACGTCAGTCATGTCATTCGGCCTATATTTACGGGCGgctccattgccattgacacTGAAGCTAAAATTCTTGCTACAACTCTGGGCGAAGATGCCGTCTTGACGAACCCCGCCAACGGCAAACACCTTGCGCAAGCTGAGGGT GATGGCGAATTGATTTCTACGCTAACTT TGACGCCATCCGGCTCGCACCTCGTTCTTTGCTCCCGGTCGCTATCAATGAGAATTTTCTCTCTGAAACGCTCTTCCGATGACGATACGATCAAAGCGACCCTTATCAGAACCCTGAAGCCACATGGCACTCCTGTGGTTGTCTTGGCAGTTGACCGCACAAGCACATTGCTCGCCACTGGAGGAACTGATGGAACAATCAAAGTCTGGGACATTGCAGGCGGTTATGTCACCCATACTTTCCGTGGGCCATCCGTTTTAGTATCTGCTCTACACTTTTTTGAGGTCGCTGCTCGATCAAAGGATAACAGCCGTTTGCGAAACGCAAAGAAAAACTCATCGACAGACGACGGCTCCGACGACGAAACCGAGGTTGCCAGCACCGCCAATTTTAGATTGGCGTCTGGTAGTCAAGATGGAAAAGTTCGAATTTGGGACTTACACAAGCGCAGCTGTGTCGCCAACCTCGACTCTCACGTGTCCGACGTCCAAAATATTGACTATTCCCCTGAGCAGCAGGCTTTGGTAAGCggcagcagagacaaaaCACTTATTTGGTGGGATACCAAGTCGTGGAAGATCAGAAAGGTCGTACCTTGCCTCGAGCTAGTGGAGACGGTTGGATTTTTGGACGGTGGTCGTCTGACCTACTCGGCTGGTGCGAACGGTTGCGTGCGTATCTGGGATACGGACACCGGCAGGGAACTCACCCCGACCCAGTCTGAGAAGAGCGAGGAAGAGGGTATCGTGGCCGGCATTCATCGCCCTGGCTTGCCCTTCATTCTCTGTGTCCAAGTAGACCATACGCTTGCGTTCTATAGAACGCCAAGCAAGGAGGCAGCACCATCAATTGGCGCTCAGGAACCATTTCGCCGCATCTCAGGTACCCACGATGAGATTATCGATCTTGGGTATTTGCTTCCTGACAGATCTCTGATGGCCCTTGCAACTAATTCTGAGGATATTCGACTGATATCTGTAGCTGAGGCTTCACCGGAAACAACATCTGCCCCTTGGGATTCTGACGCGACTCCATactttggccaagatgtaGCGCTGTTAAGGGGGCACGAAGATATTGTGATCTCTTTGGACATCGACTGGTCGGGCCACTGGATTGCCACAGGGGCCAAAGACAACACAGCGCGATTGTGGCGTGTGGACCCTGCGAATAACTCCTATGTTTGCTGGGCTACATTTTCCGGCCACGCTGAATCTCTTGGTGCTGTTGCCCTCCCAAAGTCTGTTCCTGCTGAAGGCTCTGCTGCACGAACTAGTCCACTGGAAAACCCACCAGCTTTCCTCATCACGGGCTCCCAAGATCAGACGGTCAAGAAGTGGGACATTCCCCGGAAGCCTCAACAAGAGGGATCAAAACCTAGAGCCCTCTTCACAAGAAAAGCTCACGATAAAgacatcaatgccatcaatgttCACCACTCGGGGACTCTCTTTGCCTCCGCATCGCAAGACAAGACTGTCAAGATATGGTCAATGGAGGAAGGTGAGGTGCAAGGCATTCTTCGCGGTCACAAGAGAGGTGTCTGGTCAGTTCAATTTTCTCCAGCTCAGTTGCCCACTATCCAGGGAGACGATGGCCCAGTGACTGGCAAGGGAGTCATTCTTACTGGCAGTGGTGATAAAAGCGTCAAAATTTGGAGTTTGGCCGATTACACATGCATTAGAACATTCGAGGGTCATTCCAACAGCGTCTTGAAAGTTGCGTGGTTGAACATGCCATCCCAACAAGAACAGTCAAAGAAACCGGTGCAGTTTGTCACGGCGGCTGGAGACGGTCTTGTCAAGGTATGGGATGCGAACTCCGGGGAGGCAGAATGCACTTTGGACAACCATGAAGACAGAGTATGGGCTGTCGCTGTACACCCCGAAACAAATGCTATCGCATCTGGAAGTGGTGATTCCACCGTGACATTCTGGAAGGATACAACGGCTGAAACTCAAGCCGCCGCCTCTCAAGCGTCGCTGAGGATGATTGAGCAGGAGCAAGAGTTGGAAAATCATATTTTTGCAGGGTCGTACAGAGAGGCCATTACTTTGGCACTTCAACTCAATCATCCTGGTCGCTTATTGAACTTATTCACGTCGGTCGTTACCAACAGTAAGCCCGATGTAGGCAGCTTGTGCGGCCTGAAGGCTGTGGACGAGGttcttggcagcttgtcTGATGAGCAGATTTTCCTCCTACTTCTCAGACTGCGAGACTGGAACACGAATGCCCGAACAGCGCCCGTCGCCCAGCGAATTCTGTGGACATTGGTGAGAAGCTACCCGGCCTCGAAATTCTCCAATCTTTCCGTCAAGGGAGCACGAGGGCAAAAGAGTTTGAAGGACGTGCTTCAGGGGCTTCGGGTGTATACCGAACGTCACTACAAGCGCATGGAGGAGTTGGTAGACGAGAGCTATTTGGTGGAATATACCCTGCAGGAAATGGACAGCTTGGCACCATTGGAGGATGGAGACGCAATTGGAAAGGAGCTCGAAGACGGCCAGGGTGATGCGGTTATGGTTGGGTAG
- a CDS encoding DNA replication licensing factor mcm5 (similar to Aspergillus terreus NIH2624 XP_001217840.1): MDRQSVYSAHVYEPSYGENGDTRLQLLQQLETFILDFRLDNNFVYRDQLRENALLKRFYCDVNISDLINFNEELAHKLASEPADIIPLFEAALKKCTHRIVFPHEKEVNLPDHQLLLHSDADDVSIRNLDSMTIARLVRVPGIVIGASVMSSKATELHIQCRNCQFQETIPVLGGFTGVTLPRQCGRKRIPNDPTAKCPLDPYFVMHEKSQFVDQQIIKLQEAPDQVPVGELPRHVLVSADRYLTNRVVPGSRCTVMGIFSIYQNKASKNSSTSGAVAIRTPYLRAVGIQTDLDHTAKGHVTYSEEEEQEFLEMSRRPDLYNIMADCIAPSIYGNRDIKKSILCLLLGGSKKILPDGMKLRGDINVLLLGDPGTAKSQLLKFVEKAAPISIYTSGKGSSAAGLTASVQRDQSSREFYLEGGAMVLADGGVVCIDEFDKMRDEDRVAIHEAMEQQTISIAKAGITTILNARTSVLAAANPIFGRYDDMKTPGENIDFQTTILSRFDMIFIVKDEHTREKDERIAKHVMGIHMDGRGAEEVAESEIPVDKMRRYITYCKTRCAPRLSPEAAEKLSSHFVSIRRQVHAAELEANTRSSIPITVRQLEAIVRITESLAKMTLSPIATEEHVDEAIRLFLCSTMDAVNQGSNQGSRELNEEVNRLEVELKRRLPIGWSTSLATLRREMVEGKGYSEQALNRALMVLQRRDTIMFRNSGAQVYRHGA, encoded by the exons ATGGATCGCCAATCGGTTTATTCAGCGCACGTTTACGAGCCCAGTTACGGTGAAAACGGCGACACACGACTTCAACTGTTGCAGCAGCTGGAAACATTCATTCTAGACTTTCGACTTGACAATAATTTTGTCTACCG TGATCAACTACGAGAGAATGCTCTTCTCAAGCGATTCTACTGCGATGTCAACATCAGCGACCTAATCAACTTCAACGAGGAGCTCGCTCATAAGCTAGCCTCTGAACCTGCCGACATAATCCCCCTC TTCGAGGCTGCCCTCAAAAAATGTACACATCGAATCGTCTTCCCCCACGAGAAGGAGGTCAACCTTCCCGATCACCAACTCCTTCTCCATTCCGATGCGGACGACGTGTCAATCCGTAACCTAGATTCCATGACTATTGCGAGGCTTGTCCGTGTACCCGGTATTGTCATTGGCGCTTCTGTCATGTCATCCAAGGCCACAGAGCTGCACATCCAGTGCCGCAACTGTCAGTTTCAGGAGACCATTCCTGTCTTGGGTGGCTTTACCGGTGTAACGCTCCCTAGGCAATGCGGTCGAAAGCGAATCCCCAACGACCCAACCGCAAAGTGTCCCCTGGATCCTTATTTTGTCATGCATGAGAAGTCACAATTTGTTGACCAGCAAATTATCAAGTTACAAGAAGCACCGGATCAGGTACCTGTTGGCGAGTTGCCGCGCCACGTCCTCGTCTCTGCTGATAGATACCTTACAAACCGTGTTGTCCCTGGATCAAGGTGCACGGTCATGGGTATCTTCTCAATCTACCAAAACAAGGCATCCAAGAACTCGTCAACCAGCGGGGCAGTTGCCATCCGGACTCCGTACCTAAGAGCGGTTGGCATCCAGACCGACTTGGATCATACTGCCAAGGGACATGTCACGTAcagcgaggaagaggagcaagAGTTCTTGGAAATGAGCCGACGGCCGGATCTGTACAACATCATGGCGGACTGCATCGCACCCTCAATCTACGGAAATCGCGACATCAAGAAGTCTATTCTTTGTCTGCTGCTAGGTGGATCGAAGAAGATCCTTCCGGACGGTATGAAGTTGAGAGGCGACATCAACGTACTGCTTCTTGGCGACCCTGGTACGGCAAAGTCGCAACTTCTCAAGTTTGTGGAGAAGGCGGCACCAATCTCCATCTACACATCCGGTAAAGGTTCTTCCGCAGCAGGTCTGACGGCTTCCGTCCAACGAGACCAATCTTCGAGAGAATTCTATCTAGAAGGCGGTGCCATGGTTTTGGCTGACGGTGGTGTGGTGTGcattgacgagtttgacaagATGAGGGACGAAGACCGTGTCGCAATCCACGAAGCCATGGAGCAGCAGACCATTTCGATTGCCAAGgccggcatcaccaccatcctcaaTGCCAGAACATCTGTGCTGGCAGCAGCCAACCCCATCTTTGGTCGCTATGATGACATGAAGACGCCCGGAGAGAATATTGACTTTCAAACCACAATCTTGTCCCGTTTTGACATGATCTTCATTGTCAAGGACGAGCACACCCGCGAGAAGGATGAGAGAATAGCCAAGCACGTAATGGGTATTCACATGGATGGTCGCGGTGCCGAAGAGGTCGCCGAGTCCGAGATTCCGGTTGACAAGATGAGACGATACATCACATACTGCAAGAC GCGATGCGCACCTCGTCTCAGCCCCGAAGCAGCGGAAAAACTCTCATCGCATTTCGTCTCAATACGACGTCAAGTTCACGCCGCGGAACTCGAAGCCAACACCCGCTCATCCATTCCCATCACAGTCCGTCAACTCGAAGCCATTGTCCGTATCACGGAGTCTCTCGCCAAAATGACTCTCTCACCAATTGCCACGGAGGAgcatgttgacgaagccattCGCCTGTTCCTTTGCTCCACCATGGATGCCGTCAACCAGGGTTCCAATCAGGGTAGTCGCGAGTTGAATGAGGAAGTGAATCGTCTTGAAGTTGAGCTCAAGCGTCGATTACCGATCGGATGGAGCACAAGTTTGGCTACACTGAGAAGAGAAATGGTGGAGGGTAAAGGGTATAGTGAGCAGGCGCTGAACAGGGCGCTTATGGTGCTACAGCGACGGGATACAATTATGTTTAGGAATTCGGGTGCACAGGTATATCGACACGGAGCTTAA